A stretch of Lysobacter sp. K5869 DNA encodes these proteins:
- a CDS encoding DUF2845 domain-containing protein, whose translation MRQILAFALLASLSFAAFAQSVAFGNKILRVGDPVGRVFEVAGQPSRTVPIENKYGAHEGERLEYFLGNKTVLITVRDGKVTQVQEVF comes from the coding sequence GTGCGCCAGATCCTCGCTTTCGCGCTGCTCGCTTCGCTGTCCTTCGCGGCTTTCGCTCAGTCCGTCGCTTTCGGCAACAAGATCCTGCGGGTCGGCGATCCGGTGGGCCGGGTGTTCGAGGTGGCCGGCCAGCCCAGTCGCACCGTGCCGATCGAGAACAAGTACGGGGCGCACGAGGGCGAGCGCCTGGAGTATTTCCTCGGCAACAAGACCGTGCTGATCACCGTGCGCGACGGCAAGGTGACTCAGGTGCAGGAAGTGTTCTGA
- a CDS encoding AAA family ATPase encodes MTESPAGALDFAGHILILSGPPGAGKTTLARALAALPGSTKAHLHADDFWHAIKHGAIAPFLPQAHAQNAAVIQALAAAAQGYAAGGLLTVVDGVIGPWFLDAFRRLAAPVHYLVLQPPLDAAIRRCRERGYGLDDADVVAGLHAQLADLGDLRAHALPTGDAAPESVLSSVVDALDSGAFVLRR; translated from the coding sequence ATGACCGAATCCCCCGCCGGCGCGCTCGATTTCGCCGGCCACATCCTGATCCTCTCCGGCCCGCCCGGCGCCGGCAAAACCACGCTCGCGCGCGCCCTCGCCGCGTTGCCCGGCTCGACCAAGGCGCATCTGCACGCCGACGATTTCTGGCACGCGATCAAGCACGGCGCGATCGCGCCGTTCCTGCCGCAAGCGCATGCGCAGAACGCGGCGGTGATCCAAGCGCTGGCCGCCGCCGCGCAGGGCTACGCCGCGGGCGGACTGCTGACCGTCGTCGACGGCGTGATCGGCCCCTGGTTTCTCGACGCGTTCCGCCGTCTCGCCGCGCCGGTGCATTACCTGGTGCTGCAACCGCCGCTGGACGCCGCGATCCGGCGCTGCCGCGAACGCGGCTACGGCCTCGACGACGCCGACGTCGTCGCCGGCTTGCACGCGCAACTGGCGGACCTGGGCGATCTGCGCGCGCACGCGCTGCCCACCGGCGACGCAGCGCCGGAGTCCGTCCTGAGTTCGGTCGTCGACGCCCTCGACAGCGGCGCGTTCGTGCTGCGCCGCTGA
- a CDS encoding DUF2214 family protein has protein sequence MLTDLLLAATHHLLVFALISMLVAESVLLRGPIDAAALRRLAGLDAGYGMSAVLLLVVGVLRLIYGIKGHTFYDHNPWFHAKFSLFVLVALLSILPTVRFMRWRRALKRDPNFLPDPRQVGALRLLIRLELVAVAGIFVCAAAMARYGGF, from the coding sequence ATGCTCACCGACCTGCTCCTCGCCGCCACCCACCACCTGCTGGTGTTCGCGCTGATCTCGATGCTGGTGGCCGAATCGGTGCTGCTGCGCGGCCCCATCGACGCCGCCGCGCTGCGCCGGCTGGCCGGGCTCGACGCCGGCTACGGCATGAGCGCGGTGCTGCTGTTGGTGGTCGGCGTGTTGCGGCTGATCTACGGCATCAAGGGCCACACCTTCTACGACCACAACCCGTGGTTCCACGCCAAATTCAGCCTGTTCGTGCTGGTGGCGCTGCTGTCGATCCTGCCGACCGTGCGCTTCATGCGCTGGCGCCGCGCGCTCAAGCGCGATCCGAACTTCCTGCCCGACCCGCGTCAGGTCGGTGCGTTGCGCCTGCTGATCCGGCTGGAACTGGTCGCCGTGGCCGGCATCTTCGTCTGCGCCGCGGCGATGGCGCGCTACGGCGGCTTCTGA
- a CDS encoding cysteine dioxygenase family protein, translating into MNTTDALPDLDFPGHDKLVAAIDAAVAAGDEHAVTAALRNTLCKMIRDRDVNLPDCVFDPIEDHYARRELYRSPELGYSVVAMTWGPGQGTPMHDHSGLWCVEGVWDGELEITQFELLERNGENFRFRAAGGMHAGPGSAGSLIPPHEYHTIRNASADAVAVSLHIYKAPMECCSMFVQREGEWFRRVDKTLATDEAA; encoded by the coding sequence ATGAACACCACCGACGCCCTGCCCGACCTGGATTTCCCCGGCCACGACAAGCTGGTCGCCGCCATCGACGCCGCGGTCGCCGCCGGCGACGAGCACGCCGTCACCGCGGCCTTGCGCAACACCCTGTGCAAGATGATCCGCGACCGCGACGTGAACCTGCCCGACTGCGTGTTCGACCCGATCGAAGACCACTACGCCCGCCGCGAGCTCTACCGCAGCCCCGAACTGGGCTACAGCGTGGTGGCGATGACCTGGGGCCCCGGCCAAGGCACGCCGATGCACGACCACAGCGGCCTGTGGTGCGTGGAAGGCGTGTGGGACGGCGAGTTGGAGATCACCCAGTTCGAGCTGCTCGAACGCAACGGCGAGAACTTCCGCTTCCGCGCCGCCGGCGGCATGCACGCCGGCCCCGGCAGCGCCGGCAGCCTGATTCCGCCGCACGAGTACCACACCATCCGCAACGCCAGCGCCGACGCGGTCGCGGTGTCGCTGCACATCTACAAGGCGCCGATGGAGTGCTGCTCGATGTTCGTCCAGCGCGAGGGCGAGTGGTTCCGCCGCGTCGACAAGACGCTGGCGACCGACGAAGCGGCTTGA
- a CDS encoding homoserine O-acetyltransferase, with protein sequence MTEFIPPGTRHIDLPSPFPMKRGGALTGARIAYETWGELNAARDNAVLIVTGLSPDAHAAANAGNPEPGWWEQMLGPGKPIDSDHWFVICVNSLGSCKGSTGPASIDAATGDLYRLEFPELSVEDGADAAAHVVRALGIERLACVIGNSMGGMTALALLIRHPGLARAHINISGAARALPFSIAIRSLQREAIRLDPQWNQGRYDEAHYPESGMRMARKLGVITYRSALEWDGRFGRVRLDSDRLDEEPFGLEFEVESYLEGHARRFVRRFDPNCYLYLSRSMDWFDIGDYCGGGDGLDNDEQVLRGLASIRVEKALAIGVHTDILFPLQQQREVADGLRAGGADARFLPLESPQGHDAFLVDIGRFGPAVGGFLAELRTGVESAA encoded by the coding sequence ATGACCGAATTCATTCCGCCCGGCACCCGCCACATCGACCTGCCCTCGCCGTTCCCGATGAAGCGCGGCGGCGCCCTGACCGGCGCGCGCATCGCCTACGAAACCTGGGGCGAGCTCAACGCCGCGCGCGACAACGCCGTGCTCATCGTCACCGGCCTGTCGCCCGACGCGCACGCCGCCGCCAACGCCGGCAACCCCGAGCCGGGCTGGTGGGAGCAGATGCTCGGCCCGGGCAAGCCGATCGACAGCGACCACTGGTTCGTGATCTGCGTGAACTCGCTGGGCAGTTGCAAGGGCTCCACCGGCCCGGCCTCCATCGACGCCGCCACCGGCGACCTGTACCGCCTGGAATTCCCCGAACTGTCGGTCGAAGACGGCGCCGATGCCGCCGCGCACGTGGTACGCGCGCTCGGCATCGAGCGGCTGGCCTGCGTGATCGGCAATTCGATGGGCGGCATGACCGCGCTGGCCCTGCTGATCCGCCATCCGGGCTTGGCCCGCGCCCACATCAACATCTCCGGCGCGGCGCGCGCGCTGCCGTTCTCCATCGCGATCCGCTCGCTGCAGCGCGAGGCGATCCGCCTGGACCCGCAGTGGAACCAGGGCCGCTACGACGAAGCGCACTACCCCGAATCGGGCATGCGCATGGCGCGCAAGCTCGGCGTCATCACCTACCGCTCGGCGCTGGAATGGGACGGCCGCTTCGGCCGCGTGCGGCTGGATTCCGACCGCCTCGACGAGGAACCCTTCGGCCTGGAATTCGAGGTCGAAAGCTACCTGGAAGGCCACGCCCGCCGGTTCGTGCGCCGCTTCGACCCGAATTGCTATCTGTATCTGAGCCGCTCGATGGACTGGTTCGACATCGGCGATTACTGCGGCGGCGGCGACGGCCTCGACAATGATGAACAGGTACTGCGCGGCCTCGCCTCGATCCGGGTCGAAAAGGCCCTGGCCATCGGCGTGCACACCGACATCCTGTTCCCGCTGCAGCAGCAGCGCGAAGTCGCCGACGGCCTGCGCGCCGGCGGCGCCGACGCGCGCTTCCTGCCGCTGGAGTCGCCGCAGGGCCACGACGCCTTCCTGGTCGACATCGGCCGTTTCGGCCCGGCCGTGGGCGGATTTCTCGCCGAGCTGCGGACGGGCGTAGAATCGGCGGCATGA
- a CDS encoding tetratricopeptide repeat protein — MAVTMGSGSTAVFAAAGAALVLFVLGYALHPLWRARPALGAGLGAGLALATLALYLGLGTPRALEPEQRRAPKTLADAVTQLEAELERDPNQIEGWRLLASAYTAEGLAVKARDAYARALKLAPDNPDLLAEAAEARALATRERRFDEDAVRMLEHALEQQPMHQRARWFLGIAQRQADRPGDAAKTWEPLLAVVQAGTAASLLDQINGARKDAGLEPLAPPNAGAAAGNAAASGPGLKVRVELAPALKAKLPASASVFVLARQDGGPPMPVAVEKHPLGAFPLEVRLDDGDSPMPTMKLSQLPKVQVLARVSASGNAIPQPGDLASAPQTVASDRKDTVVVTIDRVVE, encoded by the coding sequence ATGGCGGTGACGATGGGTTCGGGTTCCACCGCGGTGTTCGCCGCGGCGGGCGCGGCGTTGGTGCTGTTCGTGCTCGGCTACGCGCTGCATCCGCTGTGGCGCGCGCGTCCGGCGCTGGGCGCGGGCCTGGGCGCGGGCCTCGCGCTGGCGACGCTGGCGCTGTACCTCGGCCTGGGCACGCCGCGCGCGCTCGAACCCGAACAACGCCGCGCGCCCAAGACCTTGGCCGACGCGGTCACCCAGCTCGAAGCCGAACTGGAACGCGACCCGAACCAGATCGAAGGCTGGCGCCTGCTCGCCAGCGCCTACACCGCCGAGGGGCTGGCGGTGAAGGCCCGCGACGCCTACGCGCGCGCGCTCAAGCTCGCCCCCGACAATCCCGACCTGCTCGCCGAAGCCGCCGAGGCGCGCGCCCTGGCCACGCGCGAGCGCCGCTTCGACGAAGACGCGGTGCGCATGCTCGAACACGCGCTGGAGCAACAGCCCATGCACCAGCGCGCGCGCTGGTTCCTCGGCATCGCCCAGCGTCAGGCCGACCGCCCCGGCGACGCGGCCAAGACCTGGGAACCGCTGCTGGCGGTGGTCCAGGCCGGCACCGCGGCCAGCCTGCTCGATCAGATCAACGGCGCGCGCAAGGACGCCGGCCTGGAGCCGCTGGCGCCGCCGAACGCGGGCGCCGCGGCCGGCAACGCGGCCGCGAGCGGCCCCGGGCTCAAGGTCCGGGTCGAACTCGCGCCCGCGCTCAAGGCCAAGCTGCCGGCCAGCGCCAGCGTGTTCGTGCTCGCGCGCCAGGACGGCGGCCCGCCGATGCCGGTCGCGGTCGAAAAGCACCCACTCGGCGCGTTCCCGCTCGAGGTCCGCCTGGACGACGGCGACAGCCCGATGCCGACGATGAAGCTCTCGCAGCTGCCCAAGGTGCAGGTGCTGGCGCGCGTCTCCGCGTCGGGCAACGCGATTCCGCAGCCGGGCGATTTGGCCTCGGCGCCGCAAACCGTCGCCAGCGACCGCAAGGACACCGTGGTCGTGACCATCGACCGCGTGGTCGAGTAA
- a CDS encoding cytochrome c-type biogenesis protein: MSDSHRRAAARGRRRVVAALRNAAAAVALTFALCAPLSAQPANDPAPLRYNDPAEERRFHDLVAELRCVMCQNQSLADSNAQIAHDLRREVLDLMRQGKSDAQIKEFLVDRYGEFVLYRPRVESKTWLLWFGPVLVLLAGGFVVLRLARSRSHAAGPDDGTRTDLARNERSDEDQEW, from the coding sequence ATGAGCGATAGCCACCGCCGCGCCGCCGCGCGAGGCCGCCGCCGTGTCGTCGCCGCGCTGCGCAACGCGGCCGCCGCCGTCGCGTTGACGTTCGCGCTCTGCGCGCCGCTGTCGGCGCAACCGGCCAACGATCCCGCGCCGCTGCGCTACAACGATCCCGCCGAGGAACGCCGCTTCCACGACCTGGTCGCCGAACTGCGCTGCGTGATGTGCCAGAACCAGTCGCTGGCCGATTCCAACGCCCAGATCGCCCACGATCTGCGCCGCGAAGTGCTCGACCTGATGCGCCAGGGCAAGAGCGACGCGCAGATCAAGGAGTTCCTGGTCGACCGCTACGGCGAGTTCGTGCTCTACCGTCCTCGTGTTGAATCCAAGACCTGGCTGCTGTGGTTCGGGCCGGTGCTGGTGTTGCTGGCCGGCGGTTTCGTGGTGCTGCGGCTGGCGCGTTCGCGCTCGCACGCGGCCGGCCCGGACGACGGCACGCGCACAGACCTGGCGCGCAACGAGCGCAGCGACGAGGATCAGGAATGGTGA
- a CDS encoding DsbE family thiol:disulfide interchange protein, producing the protein MNTPAPHNGARRDKARWLPLAVFGALAVLLAAGVWLSRNPDREKLPSPLIGKPAPHFSLPVLHEAGRLLSTEDLRGAPYLLNVWGSWCPACRDEHPVLTRFAETKRLRVVGFNWKDEHADALRWLEEFGNPYFVVVADYEGKAAIDWGIYGAPETFLVDAQGVVRWKFVGPLTDKVVRDELIPQLDALGKTR; encoded by the coding sequence ATGAACACCCCCGCCCCCCACAACGGCGCGCGCCGCGACAAGGCCCGCTGGCTGCCGCTGGCGGTGTTCGGCGCGCTGGCGGTCCTGCTCGCGGCCGGCGTGTGGCTCAGCCGCAATCCCGACCGCGAGAAACTGCCCTCGCCGCTGATCGGCAAGCCGGCGCCGCACTTCTCGCTGCCGGTGCTGCACGAAGCCGGGCGCTTGCTCTCGACCGAAGACCTGCGCGGCGCGCCGTACCTGCTCAACGTCTGGGGCAGTTGGTGCCCGGCCTGCCGCGACGAACACCCGGTGCTGACCCGTTTCGCCGAAACCAAGCGCCTGCGCGTGGTCGGCTTCAACTGGAAGGACGAACACGCCGACGCGCTGCGCTGGCTGGAAGAGTTCGGCAATCCGTACTTCGTCGTGGTCGCCGATTACGAAGGCAAGGCGGCGATCGACTGGGGCATCTACGGCGCGCCGGAAACCTTCCTGGTCGACGCCCAGGGCGTGGTGCGCTGGAAGTTCGTCGGGCCGCTGACCGACAAGGTCGTCCGCGACGAACTGATCCCGCAGCTCGACGCGCTCGGGAAGACGCGATGA
- a CDS encoding heme lyase CcmF/NrfE family subunit, producing MLPELGQIALILALLISLLQAALPLIGAQRGIDSWMALARPAAYSQLVLVAFAFAILTQAFVAQDFSLRYVAENSNSLLPVAYRYSAVWGAHEGSLLLWALVLALWTGAVARFSQALPAPVIARVLGVMGIVSVGFLAFLIFTSNPFARLLPAVAEGRDLNPLLQDPGLIIHPPMLYAGYVGFSVPFAFAIAALLDGRIDARWLRWTRPWTNVAWAFLTLGIALGSWWAYYELGWGGWWFWDPVENASFMPWLAGAALLHSQAVTEKRGSFRGWTLLLAIAAFSLSLLGTFLVRSGVLTSVHAFAADPSRGLFVLIFLGVVIGGSLLLYALRAPSAQDDPGKPFEFSSRETLLLANNLLLTTACAMVLLGTLYPLLADSLDLGKISVGPPYFALMFVLLMAPLVLLLPFGPLFRWQREQASRPAAMLVPWAGVAIGAAIAAFFLAPQGPLKVAAGVGGALWVAAGTARFVWTRLRGDGARPGAKRFTAEMLGMTLAHFGVAVFLVGALLVEGLSVQREVALAPGKSLDLGRYSFRFDSVKHSIGPNYEADYGTVTVFDGDRELTVLHPEKRAYASGGQVMTEAAISRGVTRDLYVALGEPLGNGAWAVRVHIKPFVRWVWLGALMMMLGGFVAAADRRFRVKADARAGAAPRPREPIDAAGTIAGEQHA from the coding sequence ATGCTGCCTGAACTCGGCCAGATCGCCCTCATCCTCGCCCTGCTGATCTCGCTGCTGCAGGCGGCGCTGCCGCTGATCGGCGCGCAGCGCGGCATCGATTCGTGGATGGCGCTGGCGCGGCCGGCGGCGTATTCGCAACTGGTCCTGGTCGCGTTCGCGTTCGCGATCCTCACCCAGGCCTTCGTCGCCCAGGATTTTTCGCTGCGCTACGTCGCCGAGAACAGCAACTCGCTGCTGCCGGTGGCCTACCGCTACTCGGCGGTGTGGGGCGCGCACGAAGGCTCGCTGCTGCTGTGGGCGCTGGTGCTGGCGCTGTGGACCGGCGCGGTGGCGCGCTTCTCGCAGGCCTTGCCGGCGCCGGTGATCGCGCGCGTGCTCGGCGTGATGGGCATCGTCAGCGTCGGCTTCCTGGCCTTCCTGATCTTCACCAGCAATCCGTTCGCGCGCCTGCTGCCGGCGGTGGCGGAAGGCCGCGACCTCAATCCGCTGCTGCAGGATCCCGGCCTCATCATCCACCCGCCGATGCTCTACGCCGGCTACGTCGGCTTCAGCGTGCCGTTCGCCTTCGCCATCGCCGCGCTGCTCGACGGCCGCATCGACGCGCGCTGGCTGCGCTGGACCCGGCCGTGGACCAACGTCGCCTGGGCCTTCCTCACCCTCGGCATCGCCCTGGGCTCGTGGTGGGCGTACTACGAACTGGGCTGGGGCGGCTGGTGGTTCTGGGATCCGGTCGAGAACGCCAGCTTCATGCCGTGGCTGGCCGGCGCGGCGCTGCTGCATTCGCAAGCGGTGACCGAAAAGCGCGGCAGCTTCCGCGGCTGGACCTTGCTGCTGGCGATCGCCGCGTTCTCGCTGTCGCTGCTCGGCACCTTCCTGGTCCGCTCCGGCGTGCTGACCAGCGTGCACGCCTTCGCCGCCGATCCCTCGCGCGGCTTGTTCGTGCTGATCTTCCTCGGCGTCGTCATCGGCGGCTCGCTGCTGCTGTACGCGCTGCGCGCGCCGTCGGCGCAGGACGATCCGGGCAAGCCGTTCGAGTTCTCCTCGCGCGAAACCCTGCTGCTGGCCAACAACCTGCTGCTGACCACGGCCTGCGCGATGGTCTTGCTCGGCACGCTGTATCCGCTGCTCGCCGACTCGCTCGACCTCGGCAAGATTTCGGTCGGCCCGCCCTACTTCGCGCTGATGTTCGTGCTGCTGATGGCGCCGCTGGTGCTGCTGCTGCCGTTCGGCCCGCTGTTCCGCTGGCAGCGCGAACAGGCCTCGCGCCCGGCGGCGATGCTGGTGCCGTGGGCGGGCGTCGCCATCGGCGCGGCGATCGCGGCGTTCTTCCTCGCCCCGCAAGGCCCGCTCAAGGTCGCCGCCGGCGTCGGCGGCGCGCTGTGGGTCGCGGCCGGCACCGCGCGTTTCGTGTGGACGCGCCTGCGCGGCGACGGCGCCCGGCCCGGGGCCAAGCGCTTCACCGCCGAAATGCTCGGCATGACCCTGGCGCATTTCGGCGTCGCGGTGTTCCTGGTCGGCGCGTTGCTGGTCGAAGGGCTCAGCGTGCAGCGCGAAGTCGCGCTGGCGCCGGGCAAGAGCCTGGATCTGGGCCGCTATTCGTTCCGTTTCGACAGCGTCAAGCACAGCATCGGCCCGAACTACGAAGCCGATTACGGCACCGTCACCGTGTTCGACGGCGATCGCGAGCTGACCGTGCTGCACCCGGAAAAGCGCGCCTACGCCAGCGGCGGCCAGGTGATGACCGAAGCGGCGATTTCGCGCGGCGTCACCCGCGACTTGTACGTCGCGCTCGGCGAGCCGCTCGGCAACGGCGCCTGGGCGGTGCGCGTGCACATCAAGCCGTTCGTGCGCTGGGTCTGGCTCGGCGCGCTGATGATGATGCTCGGCGGCTTCGTCGCCGCGGCCGACCGGCGCTTCCGGGTCAAGGCCGACGCGCGCGCGGGCGCGGCGCCGCGGCCGCGCGAACCGATCGACGCCGCAGGCACCATCGCAGGAGAGCAACACGCATGA
- the ccmE gene encoding cytochrome c maturation protein CcmE: protein MNPTRRRRLLWVLGLVAAAGAATALVATALQRNIAYLYTPSEILRGEAGGHARFRLGGMVAAGSFQRAPGSLDTSFRVTDGDAQMPVKYTGILPDLFREKQAVVATGRMQGDTFVAEEILAKHDETYMPKEVADKMGQAHKKHDVAAPGGKEAAR, encoded by the coding sequence ATGAATCCGACCCGCCGCCGCCGTCTGCTGTGGGTGCTCGGGCTGGTCGCCGCCGCCGGCGCGGCCACCGCCCTGGTCGCCACCGCCTTGCAGCGCAACATCGCCTACCTCTACACGCCCAGCGAAATCCTGCGCGGCGAAGCCGGCGGGCATGCGCGCTTCCGCCTCGGCGGCATGGTCGCGGCCGGTTCGTTCCAGCGCGCGCCGGGTTCGCTCGACACCAGCTTCCGGGTTACCGACGGCGACGCGCAGATGCCGGTGAAGTACACCGGCATCCTGCCCGACCTGTTCCGCGAGAAGCAGGCCGTGGTCGCCACCGGCCGCATGCAGGGCGACACCTTCGTGGCCGAGGAGATCCTGGCCAAGCACGACGAGACCTACATGCCCAAGGAAGTGGCCGACAAGATGGGCCAGGCGCACAAGAAGCACGATGTCGCGGCGCCCGGCGGCAAGGAGGCCGCGCGTTGA
- a CDS encoding heme exporter protein CcmD: protein MTHVPYLIGAYSVFVVVLAWDYLATHLRIRRELRLARQRAERAQARPASRDDATTELSR from the coding sequence ATGACCCACGTCCCGTATCTGATCGGCGCCTACAGCGTGTTCGTCGTGGTGTTGGCCTGGGATTACCTCGCCACCCACCTGCGCATCCGCCGCGAACTGCGCCTCGCCCGCCAGCGCGCCGAGCGCGCGCAGGCCCGCCCCGCGTCGCGCGACGACGCCACCACCGAGTTGAGCCGATGA
- a CDS encoding heme ABC transporter permease yields MNPLVLWFHKLGSPPVFDRFAARWAPWGYGLGLLVMAWGIYGALFVAPPHSEQLDGFRIFYIHVPSAWMSLAVFALMAIYAAIALVWRIKLCEILAMACAPIGAGFTLITLATGSIWGKPMWGTWWEWDPRLTTELILLFLYLGVIGLYHAIDDRRNAARAAGLLAIVGVALLPVIRYSVVWWNSLHQGSTINMFGQSHMDPSMLPPLIWLLIGTKLWFVGALLARARADNLRRESGKAWVAELAQGAPAAEKRA; encoded by the coding sequence ATGAATCCGCTCGTCCTGTGGTTCCACAAACTCGGCTCGCCGCCCGTCTTCGACCGCTTCGCCGCGCGCTGGGCGCCTTGGGGTTACGGCCTGGGCCTGCTGGTCATGGCCTGGGGCATCTACGGCGCCTTGTTCGTGGCGCCGCCGCACAGCGAGCAGCTCGACGGTTTCCGCATCTTCTACATCCACGTGCCCAGCGCCTGGATGAGCCTGGCGGTGTTCGCGCTGATGGCGATCTATGCGGCCATCGCCCTGGTCTGGCGGATCAAGCTGTGCGAGATCCTGGCCATGGCCTGCGCGCCGATCGGCGCCGGCTTCACCCTGATCACCCTGGCCACCGGCTCGATCTGGGGCAAGCCGATGTGGGGCACGTGGTGGGAATGGGATCCGCGTCTGACCACCGAACTCATTCTTCTGTTTTTGTACCTGGGCGTGATCGGCCTGTACCACGCCATCGACGACCGCCGCAACGCGGCGCGCGCGGCCGGGCTGCTGGCCATCGTCGGTGTGGCGCTGCTGCCGGTGATCCGTTATTCGGTGGTGTGGTGGAACTCGCTGCACCAGGGCTCGACCATCAACATGTTCGGCCAATCGCACATGGACCCCAGCATGCTGCCGCCGCTGATCTGGCTGTTGATCGGCACCAAGCTGTGGTTCGTCGGCGCCCTGCTCGCCCGCGCGCGCGCCGACAACCTGCGCCGCGAATCGGGCAAGGCCTGGGTCGCCGAACTCGCGCAAGGCGCGCCGGCGGCGGAGAAGCGCGCATGA
- the ccmB gene encoding heme exporter protein CcmB gives MSAPVEPARAASPSQAAPAHAAPAQGAAPHAAAPGLLGAARALIARDLRLLWRRRGDALQPALFALLMVALFALALGGDHAALAKVAAGVLWLACLLAGLLALDSLFRGDADDGSLEQWMLAPVPLGWLVAVRTFTHWATTSLPLLVAAPVLGELLYLPREQLPVLMLSLALGTPVLSLLGAVVAALTVGMRRSGILVALLALPLYVPVLVFGAGSVARAAQGLDPVGGLLLLAAILAVALLLAPLAAAAAIRIALN, from the coding sequence ATGAGCGCGCCCGTCGAACCGGCCCGCGCCGCGTCGCCGTCCCAGGCCGCGCCGGCTCACGCCGCGCCCGCGCAAGGCGCGGCGCCCCATGCCGCCGCGCCCGGCCTGCTCGGCGCCGCCCGCGCGCTGATCGCGCGCGACCTGCGCCTGCTCTGGCGCCGCCGCGGCGATGCCCTGCAACCGGCGCTGTTCGCGTTGTTGATGGTGGCGTTGTTCGCATTGGCGCTGGGCGGCGATCACGCGGCGTTGGCCAAGGTCGCCGCCGGGGTGCTGTGGCTGGCCTGCCTGTTGGCCGGTTTGCTGGCGCTGGACAGCCTATTCCGCGGCGACGCCGACGACGGCTCGCTGGAACAATGGATGCTGGCGCCGGTGCCGCTGGGTTGGTTGGTGGCGGTACGCACCTTCACCCACTGGGCGACGACCTCGCTGCCGCTATTGGTCGCCGCGCCGGTGCTGGGCGAATTGCTGTACCTGCCGCGCGAGCAATTGCCGGTGTTGATGCTGTCGCTGGCGCTGGGCACGCCGGTGCTGAGCCTGCTCGGCGCGGTGGTCGCCGCGCTGACGGTCGGGATGCGGCGCTCTGGTATCCTCGTGGCCTTGCTGGCTTTGCCGCTGTACGTGCCGGTGCTGGTGTTCGGCGCCGGCAGCGTGGCGCGGGCGGCCCAGGGATTGGACCCGGTCGGCGGCTTGTTGCTGCTGGCCGCGATCCTGGCGGTCGCATTGCTGCTGGCGCCGCTGGCGGCGGCTGCGGCGATCCGCATCGCGTTGAACTGA
- the ccmA gene encoding heme ABC exporter ATP-binding protein CcmA, with amino-acid sequence MTALHSAAPPLLQARGLRFARNDEPVFGPLDFAVEAGEALLVQGDNGAGKTTLLRVLAGLLRADDGRIALEGEPADPMRRARAIAYLSHLPGLKADLTAVENLDFLCGLHGRRPSQNPARALATVGLAGYEDALARQLSAGQKKRLSLARLWMSPAPLWLLDEPYANLDLEGIELVNRMVQAHLREGGAALVTTHGAYAAPPVRTRLLMLEKAA; translated from the coding sequence GTGACCGCCCTGCACTCCGCCGCCCCACCGCTGCTGCAAGCCCGCGGCCTGCGCTTCGCGCGCAACGACGAGCCTGTGTTCGGGCCGCTGGATTTCGCGGTCGAGGCCGGCGAGGCCTTGCTGGTGCAGGGCGACAACGGCGCCGGCAAGACCACCTTATTAAGAGTGTTGGCCGGGCTGCTGCGCGCCGACGACGGCCGGATCGCGCTGGAGGGCGAGCCGGCCGACCCGATGCGGCGCGCCCGCGCGATCGCTTATCTGAGCCACCTGCCCGGCCTCAAGGCCGACCTGACCGCGGTGGAGAACCTCGACTTCCTGTGCGGCCTGCACGGCCGCCGCCCCAGCCAGAACCCGGCGCGCGCGCTGGCCACGGTCGGGCTGGCCGGCTACGAGGACGCGCTGGCGCGGCAACTCTCGGCCGGACAGAAGAAACGCCTGTCGCTGGCGCGGCTGTGGATGTCGCCGGCGCCGCTGTGGCTGCTCGACGAGCCTTACGCCAATCTGGATCTGGAAGGCATCGAACTGGTCAACCGCATGGTCCAGGCGCATCTGCGCGAAGGCGGCGCCGCGCTGGTCACCACCCACGGCGCCTATGCCGCCCCGCCGGTGCGCACCCGCCTGCTGATGCTGGAGAAGGCCGCATGA